In the Vogesella sp. XCS3 genome, CAGCATTTGCGGCTTGGCTACGTCGGCGTTGGCCGCCCAGTACACCCACGACTTGCCTGCTGTCGGGTCATACACCAGTTTGTATAGCGCATCCGGCACCCGCACTTTGCCGGCGTAGCGCGGCGCTTGCTGCGGGTCGAAGTAGGGGCCGGTAAACACATACACCTCGCCACGGGCGCGCTGTACGTATTTGCGGGTGGCGGCCTCTACCGCGCGTGCCCACACGCCACGGTTATTTTCTGGCACCTGCGGCACCATATTGGCCAGGCTGAAACTTTGTGCCATCGCCTCGGGCGTGGTGCGCTGCGCCGCCGCCGCCATGTGGCCGCGGTCGTAGCCGCTGCCGCGGTAGTCGGCCAGCGTGGCGCGCTCGTTGCTGCGCAAGCGCGCCTCTTCGTAAAAGCGGTCTGTGCGTTTTTCGTCGGCGTCGGCCAGGCTGCGCGCCGACAGCTTTTCGGCGGCAAACAGTGGCGTGCGGTTATTGCCGTCGTGCAGCACGGCAAAATCGTCAAAGCACAGCTCGCGCACGCGCGCGTGCTGCAAACTGGCGGCGATGGCCGGGGGCGTATTGCGGTAGAACAGCTGCGGGCAGTCGGCAAACTGGGTGGCTACTTGCGGGCCGCTGGGCTCGGGGTTGGCCGCGGTGGGGGCGGCAGGGGTCTGGAAGTGATCGGCGGCGGCGTAAACCAGGGCAACAAGCAGGGGCAACAGGGCAAGCGGCTTTTTCATGCAAGCAACAACGGCGGGAAAAGGCCGGCAATTCTATAGCAAGTTTTATCGCAAAGTTGTCTTGTTGCCCGTTTAATGCTGCGCTATGGGTGGCTGGCTTACACCAGCCCGCCCAAACCGGCCGCCGCACCGGCGGCCAGCAGCCACAGCGGGTTCAGCCGCGTGCGCCAGCTCAGCAATGCGCACACTGCCAGCAGCGCGCCACCGGTGAGGGAGGGCGGATGGCTGGCCGCCATCATCGCCACGCCTGCACCGATCAGCCCCACCGTCAGCGGTGCCAGCCCGCTATTGATGGCTGTGGTCAGCCGGCTGCCGCGTGCTTGCTGCCACCAGCGCGCCACCCAGAAGCTCAGTAGCGACGACGGCAGGCAAATGCCGACCAGGCTGACGATGGCGCCGGGCACGCCGGCTACCTTCCAGCCCACCAGGCTTACCACCAGCACGTTTGGCCCCGGTGCCGCCTGCGCCAGCGCAAACAGCGCGGCAAACTCCTGGCCGCTCATCCAGCGCAATTCGGATACCACCACGCGGTGTAGCTCCGGCACGATGGCGTTGGCACCGCCTACCGCCAGCAGCGAAAACTGCATAAACATCAGAAACAGAAAGATCAACATATCAGGCTCCCGGTTGCGGCCAACGCCAGGCCAGGACCACCGCCAGCGGTGCCAGCACCAGCAGCACCAGCCACAGCGGCAGCTGCAGTGCGGCCACCGCCGCGAAGGTGAGCAGCGCCAGCGCCCACGGCAAGCCGCGCCGAGGCAGGCGAGCGGCCAGCTTCAGCACCATGCCCAGCAGCAAGCCGATACCAGCCGGCGCCAGCCCGGCCAGCAGTTGCTGTAGCCAGGCAGCTTGCTGGTAGTGCTGATACAGCGTGGCCAGCAGCAGGATCAGCACCAGCGGCGCCAGCAGCAGGCCGGCCACCGCCAGCAGCGCGCCGCGCGCACCGTGAAAGCGGCTGCCGATGGCCACCGCCATATTGACGATATTGGGCCCGGGCAGGATCTGGCCTAGCGCCAGCAGCTCGGCAAACTCGGCATCGTTCAGCCAGCGGCGGCGCTGTACCAGCTGGTGCTGCGCCTGCGGCAGCACGCCGCCAAAGCCGCTGAGGCCAATGAGGAAAAAGCCGCCAAACAGCGCTTTTTTGTCGGGAATGATCAGGGTATCCATACCCTGTAGCGTAGGGCCGGCGTGCGGCAGGCACAAACGGCTTTTTCTGGCTTGGCTTGTGCGTTATTCTCACAAGCATGAACCGCAAGCTCCCGCCGCTCAACGCGCTGCGCGCCTTTGAAATGGCCGCCCGCTACCAAAGCCTGACCGCTGCTGCCGAGCAGCTGCACGTCACCCACAGTGCCGTCAGTAGGCAGGTAGCGCTGCTGGAAGACTGGCTGGGCGTAGCACTGTTCGAACGGCTGGGCCGCCGCCTGCGGCTGACCGACGCCGGCCGCCACTATCTGCCGGTGGTGCAAGCCGCGTTCGACAGCATTGTCAATGCCACCGAAAAACTCACAAGCCAGAAGCCACGGCTATTACGCATCAACGCCGCCCCCACCTTGGCCATGCACTGGCTGCTGCCCCGGCTGACGCAGTTCCAGCGCCGCCACCCCGAGGTAGAGCTGCGGCTGGCCACGTCCGACGCCATCATCAACAACCAGAACGCCGATTTCGACATTGCCATCCGCCGTGGCAACGACCACTGGCATGGCTTTGTGTCCAGCATCTTTCTGGAAGAACACGAGCTGCCGGTAGCCAGCCCGGCCTTGCTGGCACGCCAGCCGCTGCCGGATGCTGCCGCGCTGGCGCAGCATACCTTGCTGCACTCCGAGACCCGCCCGGTAGCGTGGGAGCGCTGGCTGGCCGCGGCTGGCGTGCCCGGCCTGCAGCCTGCGGCTAACCAGCATTTCGATCACTACTACCTGGCGCTGCAGGCGGCGGTGGACGGCATGGGCATCACGCTGGGGCCCAGGCCGGTGATAGACGAACTGTTAGCCAGCGGCAAGCTGCAGATCGCGCTGCCTGCCCCGGCAGTACGGGTACGCGGCTATTCGTGGGTGGTGCCCCTGGCGCTGGCAGAAGACCCGCTGTGCGCCGAGTTCTGCACCTGGCTGGAAGACGAAGGCGGGGTGTAGCGGCCAGCTTGGCCGCGAGGGCAAAACGCACAAGGCCGCAGCGTATGCTGCGGCCTTGTTGCTTGCCGGGGCGGGGTGCTTACAGGCGGAAGCGCGATACCATGCCGTGCAGGTGGCTGGACAGCTGGTGCAGGTCGTTCACGGTGCGGGTGGCGTTTTGCACCGCCTGGTCGGTTTCAATCGCCATGTGGTTGGCCACCTCGGCGGCGCGCGCCATTTCGGTGGTGGCGATAGACTGCTCGCGGGTAGCGTCGGCAATGTCGCGGATGGTTTGCACCACGCGGCCAACCTCCTGCTCGATGCCGGCAATCTCGGTAGCGACCTGGCGCGACGCGCCCACGCCGGACTGTACCGATTGCTGCGTGCTGTTCATATTGGCCAGCGCCGAACTCACGTCTTCGTGCGTGGCGTGGATCAGCTGGCCGATCTCTACCGTGGCTTTGGACGTGCGTTCGGCCAGCTTGCGTACTTCGTCGGCCACCACGGCAAAGCCGCGGCCCATTTCGCCGGCGCGGGCCGCTTCAATGGCGGCGTTCAGCGCCAGCAGGTTGGTCTGGTCGGCAATGTCCTTGATCACGTTGATGATCTGGTCCATTTCGGCAGAGCGTTGGCCCAGGCCGCCCAGCGTGGTAGCCAGCTCGCCCACGGCACAGGCAATGCCTTCGATGCCATCGGCCAGCTCGCCTACCGATTGCGCCGACTGGCGCGAAGTATGGCCGGTTTGTACTA is a window encoding:
- a CDS encoding DNA/RNA non-specific endonuclease, which codes for MKKPLALLPLLVALVYAAADHFQTPAAPTAANPEPSGPQVATQFADCPQLFYRNTPPAIAASLQHARVRELCFDDFAVLHDGNNRTPLFAAEKLSARSLADADEKRTDRFYEEARLRSNERATLADYRGSGYDRGHMAAAAQRTTPEAMAQSFSLANMVPQVPENNRGVWARAVEAATRKYVQRARGEVYVFTGPYFDPQQAPRYAGKVRVPDALYKLVYDPTAGKSWVYWAANADVAKPQMLAYDELVRRTGIRFLPQ
- a CDS encoding chromate transporter, whose amino-acid sequence is MLIFLFLMFMQFSLLAVGGANAIVPELHRVVVSELRWMSGQEFAALFALAQAAPGPNVLVVSLVGWKVAGVPGAIVSLVGICLPSSLLSFWVARWWQQARGSRLTTAINSGLAPLTVGLIGAGVAMMAASHPPSLTGGALLAVCALLSWRTRLNPLWLLAAGAAAGLGGLV
- the gcvA gene encoding transcriptional regulator GcvA; the protein is MNRKLPPLNALRAFEMAARYQSLTAAAEQLHVTHSAVSRQVALLEDWLGVALFERLGRRLRLTDAGRHYLPVVQAAFDSIVNATEKLTSQKPRLLRINAAPTLAMHWLLPRLTQFQRRHPEVELRLATSDAIINNQNADFDIAIRRGNDHWHGFVSSIFLEEHELPVASPALLARQPLPDAAALAQHTLLHSETRPVAWERWLAAAGVPGLQPAANQHFDHYYLALQAAVDGMGITLGPRPVIDELLASGKLQIALPAPAVRVRGYSWVVPLALAEDPLCAEFCTWLEDEGGV
- a CDS encoding chromate transporter; this translates as MDTLIIPDKKALFGGFFLIGLSGFGGVLPQAQHQLVQRRRWLNDAEFAELLALGQILPGPNIVNMAVAIGSRFHGARGALLAVAGLLLAPLVLILLLATLYQHYQQAAWLQQLLAGLAPAGIGLLLGMVLKLAARLPRRGLPWALALLTFAAVAALQLPLWLVLLVLAPLAVVLAWRWPQPGA